From Laspinema palackyanum D2c, one genomic window encodes:
- the lepB gene encoding signal peptidase I, whose product MTPAKLQVQAQQGDLRAIAVLIDDCLTPHGMRAQVRLHQGLLSVSVQAPTPRHRQRCVSAIRQLLMKLRIPAVARVRILGKNRDRSVIWSEEFALGNGTSVRTVAPRRRKRQNDGNRDTLARGLSRVTPRPSSTGIQSRRSPRAKLQKDPWLAVNLSVLFPGLGQIYAGKIFRGLLIILIEAVLIAVALAAFFSPEGNTLTSLGLVFPIFGIYLVNIIDAHRCFKPLSFLRLERVLKNKRNKNNPWVAVFLSQLLPGLGHLYLKNFGLGAVLMISLIIASNIARLHPGWLLVPPLLYAIACYHAYFSCPRSALHSQDPIVMIVILIVTFKLTGILIPAWVEHDFVQRFTIPSDSMVPTLRSGDQILALKSRGRPPQQGDLVVFRAPEFAKTLDPNAGDLFIKRTIGMPLDVLRLKDGIIYINNEPLSEDYVAGPAQYNLDPQIVPADNYFVLGDNRNNSFDSHVWGYVPRNHMIGKAYKIYWPPERIGPLR is encoded by the coding sequence ATGACACCGGCAAAGCTACAAGTACAAGCGCAACAAGGCGATCTGCGGGCGATCGCCGTCTTGATTGATGACTGTTTAACCCCCCACGGCATGAGAGCTCAGGTGCGCTTGCATCAGGGTTTACTTTCCGTGAGTGTGCAAGCGCCAACTCCCAGACATCGGCAACGGTGTGTTTCTGCAATTCGACAACTGCTGATGAAACTGAGAATTCCAGCAGTCGCCCGGGTCCGGATTTTGGGCAAAAATCGCGATCGCTCAGTGATCTGGAGTGAGGAATTCGCCCTGGGGAATGGAACCTCTGTGCGAACCGTCGCCCCCCGACGGCGCAAACGGCAAAATGACGGCAATAGGGATACCCTAGCACGGGGATTGTCCCGAGTTACCCCTCGTCCCTCTTCCACTGGGATACAATCCAGGCGATCGCCCCGGGCAAAACTGCAAAAAGACCCCTGGTTAGCGGTTAATTTATCGGTGCTATTTCCGGGTCTCGGACAGATTTATGCCGGAAAAATTTTCCGAGGGTTACTCATTATTTTAATTGAAGCGGTCTTAATTGCCGTAGCACTTGCCGCCTTCTTTAGTCCCGAGGGAAATACCCTCACCAGTTTGGGATTAGTTTTCCCAATTTTTGGCATTTATTTGGTCAATATTATTGATGCTCATCGATGTTTTAAACCCCTATCTTTTTTGCGCCTAGAAAGGGTTCTTAAGAATAAAAGAAATAAAAATAATCCTTGGGTCGCCGTATTTTTATCTCAATTGTTACCCGGACTGGGCCATTTGTATCTAAAAAACTTCGGCCTAGGCGCAGTCTTGATGATTAGCCTAATTATCGCTTCTAATATTGCTCGATTGCATCCGGGATGGTTGCTCGTTCCGCCTTTACTGTATGCGATCGCCTGTTACCATGCTTATTTTTCCTGTCCGCGATCGGCCCTCCATTCCCAGGACCCGATTGTGATGATTGTGATTTTGATTGTAACCTTCAAGCTCACAGGGATTTTGATTCCCGCTTGGGTGGAACATGATTTTGTGCAACGGTTTACGATTCCTAGTGATTCGATGGTCCCGACTCTCCGTTCTGGGGACCAAATCCTCGCTTTAAAATCTCGGGGGCGTCCTCCGCAACAGGGGGATTTGGTTGTCTTTCGTGCGCCGGAATTTGCCAAAACCCTTGACCCCAATGCTGGGGATTTATTTATCAAACGTACTATCGGGATGCCCTTAGATGTACTCCGGCTCAAGGATGGGATTATTTATATCAATAATGAGCCGCTTTCTGAGGACTATGTTGCTGGCCCTGCCCAGTACAATTTAGACCCCCAAATCGTCCCAGCAGATAATTATTTTGTGTTAGGCGACAATCGTAACAATAGCTTTGATTCTCACGTTTGGGGATATGTCCCGAGAAATCACATGATCGGCAAGGCATATAAAATCTACTGGCCCCCTGAACGGATCGGACCTTTGCGGTAA
- a CDS encoding SDR family oxidoreductase gives MMSLKGKIVLITGASSGIGAACAQLFAQAGADLILAARRLERVQELGTQLAQQYQIQTHVLGLDVCDRQGVDATLNNLPDPWNQIDILVNNAGLSRGLSKLHEGDIDDWEEMLDTNVKGLLYVTRAVVPGMVERQAGHVVNIGSIAGRVAYPGGNVYCASKAAVRAISDGLKQDLIGTPVRVTEIEPGLVETEFSLVRFHGDRDRAEKVYQDLTPLTGEDIADLVLFSVTRPPHVNISEMLVVPVDQANATLVHRRR, from the coding sequence ATGATGTCCCTAAAGGGTAAAATTGTGTTGATTACGGGTGCAAGTAGTGGGATTGGGGCCGCTTGCGCCCAACTGTTCGCCCAGGCGGGTGCGGATTTGATTTTGGCGGCGCGGCGTTTGGAACGGGTGCAGGAGTTAGGGACTCAACTGGCCCAACAGTATCAGATTCAGACTCATGTTTTGGGGTTGGATGTTTGCGATCGCCAAGGGGTTGATGCCACCTTGAATAATCTTCCAGACCCTTGGAATCAGATTGATATTTTAGTCAATAATGCGGGTCTGAGTCGGGGATTATCTAAACTCCACGAAGGCGATATTGATGATTGGGAGGAAATGCTGGATACCAATGTCAAGGGATTGCTATATGTCACCCGGGCGGTGGTGCCTGGGATGGTGGAACGGCAAGCGGGTCATGTGGTGAATATTGGCTCGATCGCCGGTCGAGTGGCCTATCCGGGGGGGAATGTGTACTGTGCCTCCAAAGCGGCAGTGAGGGCGATTTCCGATGGTTTGAAGCAGGATTTAATCGGGACTCCGGTGCGGGTGACGGAAATCGAACCGGGGTTAGTGGAAACGGAATTTAGTCTGGTGCGCTTTCATGGCGACCGCGATCGCGCCGAAAAAGTGTATCAGGATTTAACGCCCCTAACCGGGGAAGATATTGCGGATTTAGTGCTTTTTTCTGTCACTCGACCCCCCCATGTGAATATTAGCGAAATGTTAGTTGTCCCGGTGGATCAGGCCAATGCTACCCTCGTTCATCGGCGACGCTAA